Below is a genomic region from Acidobacteriota bacterium.
TCGTCCGCAAGCGCGGCGTGGCCGAGGAGTTCATGCCCGCCGTTGACGAGTTGACCGTCGCCGCGGTTCATGTCGTTGCGACCGATTTCCGCGAGGGTTGGGACGAGTTCGCGGCTGCGAAGAAGAAGCACAAGAACGCGCCCTGGACCCAACAACTCCACGGCAGTCCGGTCGCGGGCTTTCTCAAGTACCCGCGCTGGCTCGTCAAGATGGTCGGTCGCCGCAAGGCGCCCAACGGATTGTCCTGGTACTACGACTCGTCCAGGGTCCTGGACGATCTGACGATTCCGATGGCCTGGTTCCTCGGCGAGGCGGACGAGAGTGCGCCCAACGAGTTGACGATTCCGACGCTCCGACGGCTTCGAGAGTCGGGCAAACCCTACGAACTGATCCTGTTTCCCGACGCCGATCACACCATGCTGATCTTCGACGAGCGCGACGGCGAGCGGATCTATAGCGGGTACGCGCCCGGCTATTTCCGAGCGGAAGTCGAGCACGCCCGTCGGCTTGCCGGTTTGTAGGTTCAGTGCGTCGTCGTCTCACGCTCCGCCGAACCGAACTCCAAACCGACCTGATCCAGCAGCTGCGTCAGGTCCTCGCCCGTGGCCGGAATCTGCGACACGATCTCCTTCGCGTGCTTGCGGACCCAGTCGTCTGCGTCGTCGCGGGCATGCGGTCCCCCGTCGCGACCCAGCAATCTGTCCCACTCGCGTAATCGAGTCACGCCGTAGCGCTCCAGAGTGTCGGTCGGGTCGTTGCCCTGAATCTGCGCGGCGATCACGCGCGCCAGCTCCCACCCCTCGGCAAGCCCGACGTTGAGGCTCTGTACACCGATGGGGTTGGTCAGGTGGGCGGCATCGCCGGCCAACCAGATGTGGTCCTTGCCGTAATTCTCGACGAGCCTCCCGTCGAAGTGAATCAGGCCGCTCCAGTGGATATCGGCCTCGATGTTCGGGAACCACTTGGCCCGTTCGTTGATCAGCGCGTTCAACCGCTCGAGCAAGGGCTCGTGTTCTGCCTCGTCGTTGATCTGGAAACTGAATCGGCAGCGACCGCCGCTCATGGGCCAGTAGACGTTGGTCATCCCGTTGTGACGGAAGATCCGCATCTCGTTTCCCGGGTTGATCGGACTCTCACATTCGAAGACCGAGAAAGTCTGCCGCGGGGTGATGTGGCGATACTCGACGTCGAGTTGGTCACGGGCGAACGAGTAATAACCGTCGGCGCCGACCGCGTAGCGGCAGTGGCTCTTGAGCAGTTTTCCGACGACCCATTCCAGTCGCGCGATGGGATAACCCGAGGGAACCTGAATCAGCCGAGCCAGGTCGGCGTCTACACCCGTGGGAGAATCGTCCAGCGACTGCACCCGTTGACTCCAGCGGACCTTGACGTCCCGCCGACTCAGCTCGGCCACGAGGGTCGACTCGAGAATCCGCTGGGGCACGACCAGGACGAAGGGGAACGAGCCCGGGAGATCTTCGAGCGACAACGACAAACGGGTCTTGAGGTCTTCCATCATCGTGACCCGCTCGACCTTGTGACCTTGCTCGATCAGCTCGTCGGCAAGACCCAATTCATCGAGGAGACGAAGCGACCTCGGGTGCAGCGCCAGGGCGTAACTGTGAATGCGGGTGCGTCGGGTCTTGTCGACGACCTGCACCTTGAGGCCCCGGTGGCGGAGATGAAGTGCTGTGATTAACCCGACCGGCCCGGCACCGATCACCAGCACATCGGTGCGTTGCTTTCCAAACACGTCGCACCTCCTGGACCGCTTTGGCGGTCATGGTGATTTTACCGCTGTGGGGGTGGGAAGTCGCGTGGGGTTGTGGAGTGGGGGGATCGTTTTTGGGCGTGACTGCGCAGACCGAGACCTACCGCCCGGCCACCCGCTCCGCGATCTTGTCCGCCCAGTTCATCACGATCGTGACCCGCGGCCGCGTCTCGGTCTGATTCTCGTCGGCCGCGTTGTGCGCCACCAGAATCCGCTCGCCGTCACGTGAGATGTCCATCTCCTGCCCGCCGCGACCTCCGTCGAGGTCGAACGCCAGGATCGGCTCGTCGGCCGCGAAGTCCGGATCGGTCTGGACTTCGACCCGGTAGACACTGGCAGAGCCGGC
It encodes:
- a CDS encoding FAD-dependent monooxygenase; protein product: MFGKQRTDVLVIGAGPVGLITALHLRHRGLKVQVVDKTRRTRIHSYALALHPRSLRLLDELGLADELIEQGHKVERVTMMEDLKTRLSLSLEDLPGSFPFVLVVPQRILESTLVAELSRRDVKVRWSQRVQSLDDSPTGVDADLARLIQVPSGYPIARLEWVVGKLLKSHCRYAVGADGYYSFARDQLDVEYRHITPRQTFSVFECESPINPGNEMRIFRHNGMTNVYWPMSGGRCRFSFQINDEAEHEPLLERLNALINERAKWFPNIEADIHWSGLIHFDGRLVENYGKDHIWLAGDAAHLTNPIGVQSLNVGLAEGWELARVIAAQIQGNDPTDTLERYGVTRLREWDRLLGRDGGPHARDDADDWVRKHAKEIVSQIPATGEDLTQLLDQVGLEFGSAERETTTH